From one Excalfactoria chinensis isolate bCotChi1 chromosome 9, bCotChi1.hap2, whole genome shotgun sequence genomic stretch:
- the B3GNT5 gene encoding lactosylceramide 1,3-N-acetyl-beta-D-glucosaminyltransferase, with protein sequence MFVSPRRVRKCQFMQIFATCFILCVMIFWGPFDNSFVSHMKSYSYRYLINSYDFVNESLSISRDNMDRVASYQYLMNHREKCRQQDVLLLLFVKSSPENRHRRDAIRQTWGNEKYVRSKLNANIKTLFALGQPTNHLRQRDLYLEDQKYNDLIQQDFLDTFHNLTTKLLLQFSWVNAYCPHARFIMSADDDIFIHMPNLVAYLQSLARVGVQDLWIGRVHRGSPPVRDKTSKYYVPYEMYQWPSYPDYTAGAAYVISSDVAAKVYEASLTLNTSLYIDDVFMGLCANKMGIVPQYHAFFSGEGKAPYHPCIYNRMMTSHGHVADLYYLWKQATDPKVKKLSSGLWSRIYCRIVNIMLLCKLYYENTYPCSAAFS encoded by the coding sequence ATGTTCGTTAGTCCCAGAAGAGTCAGAAAATGCCAGTTCATGCAGATCTTTGCCACTTGCTTCATACTATGCGTCATGATTTTTTGGGGACCATTTGATAATAGCTTTGTAAGCCATATGAAGTCCTACTCATACAGATACCTCATAAACAGCTACGATTTTGTGAATGAAAGCCTGTCCATCAGTAGGGATAACATGGACAGAGTAGCAAGCTACCAGTACTTGATGAACCACAGAGAGAAATGTCGGCAGCAGGATGTCCTTCTCCTGTTGTTTGTGAAGTCTTCTCCTGAAAACCGTCATCGGAGAGATGCAATTCGACAGACTTGGGGTAATGAGAAATATGTTCGTTCTAAACTTAATGCCAACATTAAAACTCTTTTTGCTTTGGGACAACCAACAAATCATTTGCGGCAAAGAGACCTTTATCTGGAAGACCAGAAATACAATGATTTGATTCAGCAAGACTTCTTGGATACTTTTCACAACCTTACTACTAAACTTCTTCTACAGTTCAGCTGGGTAAATGCCTACTGTCCTCATGCCAGGTTTATTATGTCTGCAGATGATGATATATTTATCCATATGCCAAATCTTGTTGCTTATCTCCAAAGTCTAGCACGAGTGGGTGTTCAAGATCTCTGGATTGGCCGTGTCCACCGTGGATCCCCTCCCGTAAGAGATAAGACTAGCAAATATTATGTTCCATATGAAATGTACCAATGGCCCTCTTATCCTGACTACACAGCAGGAGCTGCGTATGTAATATCGAGTGATGTAGCAGCTAAAGTATATGAGGCTTCACTGACTCTCAATACCAGTCTTTATATAGATGATGTCTTCATGGGCCTCTGTGCCAACAAAATGGGGATTGTACCACAGTAtcatgcctttttttctggGGAAGGAAAGGCTCCATATCATCCTTGCATTTACAACAGAATGATGACATCTCACGGACATGTGGCTGACCTTTACTATCTCTGGAAGCAGGCTACTGATCCCAAAGTGAAAAAGCTTTCCTCGGGGCTCTGGAGTAGAATATACTGCAGAATAGTTAATATTATGCTTCTCTGTAAACTGTACTATGAGAACACATATCCTTGTTCAGCTGCATTTTCTTAA